From one Pseudomonas fluorescens genomic stretch:
- a CDS encoding SDR family oxidoreductase — protein sequence MTIRLDDKVVIVTGAGGGLGRAHALLFARHGARVVVNDLGGSTHGEGASASAADRVVAQIRKAGGTAVANHDSVTDGQRIVEQALDSFGRVDVLINNAGILRDKTFHKMEDSDWEQVYQVHLQGAYKVTRAAWPHLREQNWGRVIFTASTSGIYGNFGQANYGAAKLGLYGLTRTLAIEGRKNSILVNAIAPTGGTRMTEGLIPPQVFEQLKPELVSPLVVYLSSDDCQDSGGLYEVGGGWVGKVRWERSLGVGFDPREGFTAEDIAANWQQIGSFDNAVHPNDSLEALQQMMANLQKYPQG from the coding sequence ATGACGATTCGCTTGGACGATAAAGTAGTGATTGTCACCGGCGCCGGTGGCGGCCTGGGTCGCGCACATGCCCTGCTGTTTGCCCGGCATGGCGCCCGGGTGGTGGTCAACGATCTGGGCGGTTCAACCCATGGCGAAGGCGCCAGCGCCTCGGCCGCCGACCGGGTGGTGGCGCAGATTCGCAAAGCGGGCGGCACTGCCGTGGCCAACCATGACTCGGTCACCGACGGCCAGCGCATTGTCGAACAGGCCCTGGACAGCTTCGGCCGTGTCGATGTGCTGATCAACAACGCTGGCATTCTGCGCGACAAGACTTTCCACAAGATGGAGGACAGCGACTGGGAGCAGGTCTATCAGGTTCACCTCCAGGGGGCCTACAAGGTCACCCGCGCCGCCTGGCCGCACCTGCGCGAACAGAACTGGGGGCGGGTGATCTTCACCGCCTCGACCTCGGGCATCTATGGCAACTTCGGCCAGGCCAACTATGGCGCGGCCAAGCTCGGCCTGTACGGCCTGACCCGCACCCTGGCCATCGAAGGACGCAAGAACAGCATCCTGGTCAATGCCATCGCTCCCACCGGCGGCACGCGCATGACCGAAGGGCTGATTCCGCCGCAGGTGTTCGAACAGCTCAAGCCGGAGCTGGTCAGCCCGCTGGTGGTGTACCTGAGCAGTGACGACTGTCAGGACAGTGGCGGTCTGTATGAAGTGGGCGGCGGCTGGGTCGGCAAGGTGCGCTGGGAGCGTAGCCTGGGTGTTGGCTTTGACCCGCGCGAAGGCTTTACAGCAGAAGATATCGCCGCCAACTGGCAGCAAATCGGCAGCTTCGACAATGCCGTGCATCCCAACGACAGCCTCGAAGCCCTGCAGCAAATGATGGCCAACCTGCAGAAGTACCCACAGGGCTGA